One window from the genome of Xenorhabdus bovienii SS-2004 encodes:
- the trmL gene encoding tRNA (uridine(34)/cytosine(34)/5-carboxymethylaminomethyluridine(34)-2'-O)-methyltransferase TrmL, translated as MLNIVLFEPEIPPNTGNIIRLCANTGCQLHLIQPLGFTWDDKRLRRAGLDYHEFANIKQHHDFHAFLVSEGLSPVNSQSPSGARLFALTTKGTPAHSNVSYQDGDYLMFGPETRGLPAYVLDNMPTEQKIRIPMLSDSRSMNLSNSVAVVVFEAWRQLGYSGALLRD; from the coding sequence ATGCTAAACATCGTCCTATTCGAACCAGAAATCCCGCCTAACACGGGAAACATTATTCGCCTTTGTGCCAACACAGGCTGCCAGCTTCATTTAATCCAACCCTTGGGCTTCACATGGGATGATAAACGCCTGCGTCGCGCAGGGTTGGATTACCACGAGTTCGCTAACATTAAACAGCATCACGATTTCCATGCTTTCTTGGTAAGTGAAGGTTTAAGTCCGGTGAATTCACAATCCCCGTCTGGGGCGCGGTTGTTTGCCTTAACCACAAAAGGCACGCCAGCGCACAGTAATGTCAGCTATCAGGATGGTGATTACCTGATGTTTGGCCCAGAAACCCGTGGGTTACCCGCTTATGTATTAGATAATATGCCAACAGAGCAGAAAATCAGGATCCCTATGCTGTCAGACAGTCGCAGTATGAATCTTTCCAATTCTGTGGCTGTGGTGGTTTTTGAAGCATGGCGGCAGCTGGGATATTCAGGGGCGTTATTACGGGATTAA
- the cysE gene encoding serine O-acetyltransferase, with translation MSREELNEVWKNIKNEARELADCEPMLASFFHATLLKHENLGSALSYMLANKLATPIMPAIAVREVVEDAYRSDPEMIGSAARDIKAVRLRDPAVDKYSTPLLYLKGFHALQAYRIAHWLWNQERKALAIYMQNQISVSFSVDIHPAAKIGCGIMLDHATGIVIGETAVVENDVSILQSVTLGGTGKAGGDRHPKVREGVMIGAGSKILGNIEIGRGAKIGAGSVVLRAVPPHTTVAGVPARIVGKPESDKPSLDMNQHFNGINNGFEYGDGI, from the coding sequence ATGTCTCGAGAAGAACTGAACGAAGTCTGGAAAAATATAAAGAATGAAGCAAGGGAGCTGGCTGATTGTGAACCCATGTTAGCCAGTTTTTTTCACGCAACATTACTCAAGCATGAAAACCTTGGTAGTGCTTTGAGCTATATGCTGGCAAATAAACTGGCAACCCCGATTATGCCTGCGATTGCGGTCAGAGAAGTTGTTGAAGACGCTTACCGCAGCGATCCAGAGATGATTGGCTCGGCAGCCCGTGATATCAAAGCCGTTCGCCTGCGTGACCCCGCCGTGGACAAATATTCAACACCGTTACTCTATCTTAAAGGCTTCCATGCATTACAGGCATACCGCATAGCGCACTGGCTCTGGAATCAAGAGCGCAAGGCATTGGCGATTTATATGCAAAATCAGATATCCGTCTCTTTTAGTGTCGATATTCACCCAGCCGCGAAAATTGGCTGCGGTATCATGCTCGACCACGCAACCGGTATTGTGATTGGTGAAACCGCAGTGGTTGAGAATGATGTCTCCATTCTGCAATCTGTCACACTTGGTGGTACAGGCAAAGCTGGCGGGGATCGTCATCCGAAAGTGCGTGAAGGGGTGATGATTGGTGCAGGCTCTAAGATCCTCGGCAATATTGAAATTGGCCGTGGCGCGAAAATTGGGGCGGGTTCCGTTGTCTTACGTGCTGTTCCACCTCATACCACCGTTGCGGGCGTACCGGCGCGGATTGTGGGTAAACCCGAAAGTGACAAACCATCACTGGATATGAACCAGCATTTTAATGGTATCAATAATGGGTTTGAGTATGGGGATGGGATTTGA
- the gpsA gene encoding NAD(P)H-dependent glycerol-3-phosphate dehydrogenase: protein MNTASMTVIGAGSYGTALAITLARNGHEVVLWGHNPQHIHALQQARCNQAFLPDISFPDNLLLEADLKNAVSTSSNILIVVPSHVFGDVLQQIKPYLQPDSRIVWATKGLEAETGRLLQDVAREILGNEIPLAVVSGPTFAKELAAGLPTAIAVSATTPEFGEELQQLFHCGKSFRVYKNPDFTGVQLGGAIKNVIAIGAGISDGMGFGANARTALITRGLAEMSRLGIALGADPSTFIGMAGLGDLVLTCTDNQSRNRRFGMMLGQGISVDDAQREIGQVVEGYRNTKEARALAERAGVEMPITEQIYQILYCNKNVIEAAQTLLGRATRDEGENLNS from the coding sequence ATGAATACCGCTTCTATGACAGTTATCGGTGCCGGTTCATACGGCACCGCTTTAGCCATCACACTGGCTCGCAACGGGCATGAAGTTGTGCTCTGGGGGCATAACCCTCAGCATATCCACGCCTTGCAGCAGGCGCGTTGCAATCAGGCATTTTTGCCGGATATTTCTTTCCCTGATAACTTATTGCTCGAAGCAGACCTGAAAAATGCGGTTTCAACCAGCAGTAATATTCTGATCGTGGTTCCCAGCCATGTTTTCGGGGATGTATTACAGCAGATAAAACCATATTTACAGCCGGATTCCCGGATTGTCTGGGCAACGAAAGGCCTTGAAGCAGAAACCGGGCGTTTATTGCAGGATGTGGCACGTGAGATATTGGGTAACGAAATCCCATTGGCTGTGGTATCTGGCCCGACATTCGCCAAAGAACTGGCAGCAGGTTTGCCGACAGCAATTGCTGTATCTGCGACGACCCCTGAATTTGGCGAAGAACTCCAGCAGCTTTTTCACTGCGGCAAAAGTTTTCGTGTGTATAAGAACCCGGATTTCACTGGCGTACAGCTTGGCGGCGCAATAAAAAATGTTATTGCAATTGGTGCCGGGATATCTGATGGTATGGGTTTTGGGGCAAATGCTCGCACAGCATTAATCACCCGAGGCTTGGCCGAGATGAGTCGCCTTGGTATCGCATTAGGCGCTGATCCTTCGACATTTATAGGTATGGCCGGATTGGGTGATTTAGTTTTGACCTGTACTGATAACCAATCTCGTAACCGTCGTTTTGGCATGATGCTGGGTCAAGGTATCAGCGTTGACGATGCACAACGTGAGATTGGTCAAGTTGTTGAAGGCTATCGTAACACCAAAGAAGCTCGGGCATTGGCAGAACGAGCCGGTGTTGAGATGCCGATTACAGAACAGATCTATCAGATACTATATTGTAATAAGAACGTTATCGAAGCAGCCCAGACATTATTGGGCAGAGCGACAAGAGATGAGGGAGAAAACCTTAACTCTTGA
- the secB gene encoding protein-export chaperone SecB, producing the protein MSEQNNTEMAFQIQRIYTKDVSFEAPKAPQIFQLEWQPEVKLDLDTASNELAQGVYEVVLRVTVTAALGEETAFLCEVQQAGIFSIDGIDGTQLAHCLGAYCPNILFPYARECITSLVGRGTFPQLNLAPVNFDALFMNYLQQQAEQSEPSETTQEA; encoded by the coding sequence ATGTCAGAACAAAACAACACCGAAATGGCTTTCCAGATCCAGCGTATCTACACGAAAGATGTTTCTTTCGAAGCACCGAAAGCACCTCAGATTTTCCAGCTGGAATGGCAGCCGGAAGTCAAATTGGATTTGGATACCGCCTCCAATGAATTAGCTCAGGGAGTCTATGAAGTTGTTCTGCGTGTTACTGTCACAGCGGCATTAGGGGAAGAAACGGCGTTCCTGTGTGAAGTTCAGCAGGCGGGTATTTTCTCTATCGACGGTATTGATGGAACCCAATTGGCACATTGCTTAGGTGCCTATTGCCCGAACATTCTGTTCCCATATGCCCGTGAGTGCATCACCAGCCTGGTAGGCCGTGGTACTTTCCCACAACTGAATCTGGCGCCAGTCAACTTTGATGCGCTGTTCATGAATTACCTGCAACAGCAGGCTGAACAGTCTGAGCCTAGTGAGACTACTCAGGAAGCCTGA
- a CDS encoding rhodanese-like domain-containing protein: protein MLQEIMQFISRNTILSLAWIALLVAVIVMTAKSVFSKSKEITRAQAIHFINKEDAVVVDLRSRDDFRRGHIIGSVNLTPSEIKENNLGEFEKHKKQLVIVVSANGLESRTPAEHLIRAGFERVYSLKEGITGWSGENLPLARGKK from the coding sequence ATGCTGCAAGAAATCATGCAATTTATTAGCCGGAATACTATCCTGAGTCTTGCCTGGATTGCATTGCTGGTGGCTGTCATTGTCATGACGGCAAAAAGCGTGTTCTCCAAGAGTAAAGAGATCACCCGTGCACAGGCTATCCATTTCATCAATAAGGAAGATGCTGTCGTCGTGGATTTACGCTCCCGTGACGATTTCCGCAGAGGGCATATTATTGGTTCCGTTAACCTGACACCATCTGAGATTAAAGAAAATAATCTGGGTGAGTTTGAAAAGCATAAAAAACAGCTTGTCATTGTGGTTTCAGCGAATGGTCTGGAATCCAGAACGCCGGCTGAGCATCTGATCCGTGCAGGCTTTGAACGGGTTTATTCCCTGAAAGAGGGAATTACGGGATGGTCAGGTGAAAATCTGCCATTGGCCCGAGGCAAAAAATAA
- the envC gene encoding murein hydrolase activator EnvC, producing MADSKDLKSRNQRQKQDQWQPQNRSLLLCILLFAFFSTDTFANQISESKNQLKDIQQDIAEKEESVKQQQKKRTNLLSQLKDQESTISEVGLSLHGTQTRLNKLGNEITSLNANIKRLQIQQKEQRRLLAKQLDSAFRQGNHQGLELLFNGQETQRKERILAYYSYLNQARQETINKLQKTTEQLNQQKKLQLEKQNEQKTILSSQKQQKQKMEVVHIARQKTLTELESSLQKDQQSLTELRQNEAQLRNKIAKAEREAKARAEREAREAARVRAQVAAKQKQAQQKGSRYKPTEEERSLMARTDGLGRPAGQAIWPVRGRVIHSFGEAIQGELRWKGIVIAAADNTEVKAISDGRVLLADWLQGYGLVVVVQHGKGDMSIYGYNKTTLVSVGQQVRAGQSIALVGSSGGQQQPSLYFEIRRQGRAVNPLPWLGK from the coding sequence ATGGCTGATAGTAAGGATCTAAAGAGCCGTAATCAGCGGCAGAAGCAGGATCAATGGCAACCCCAGAACAGAAGCTTATTGCTCTGTATATTGCTGTTTGCCTTTTTCAGCACAGATACCTTTGCCAATCAGATTTCAGAGAGTAAAAACCAGCTCAAGGATATTCAGCAAGATATTGCCGAGAAAGAGGAAAGTGTCAAGCAACAGCAAAAAAAACGCACTAATCTGCTGAGTCAATTAAAGGATCAAGAGAGCACAATCTCAGAAGTGGGGCTTTCTCTACATGGCACTCAAACCCGCTTGAATAAACTGGGCAATGAAATTACATCACTGAATGCGAATATCAAACGCCTGCAAATTCAACAAAAAGAACAGCGTCGTCTGCTTGCCAAACAATTGGATTCAGCATTCCGGCAGGGAAATCACCAAGGATTAGAACTGCTATTCAATGGTCAGGAAACTCAACGCAAAGAGCGCATACTGGCTTACTACAGTTATCTGAATCAGGCGCGTCAGGAAACGATCAACAAACTGCAAAAAACAACCGAGCAGCTTAACCAGCAAAAAAAGCTGCAACTGGAAAAACAAAATGAGCAGAAAACAATACTGAGCAGCCAAAAGCAACAAAAACAGAAAATGGAAGTTGTCCATATTGCGCGGCAAAAAACGTTAACGGAGCTTGAGTCTTCACTGCAAAAAGATCAACAAAGTCTGACCGAGCTTCGGCAGAATGAAGCCCAGCTAAGGAATAAAATTGCCAAAGCAGAGCGGGAAGCCAAAGCCCGTGCTGAACGAGAGGCTCGTGAAGCCGCACGAGTCCGTGCACAAGTCGCAGCCAAGCAGAAACAGGCTCAGCAGAAAGGTTCCCGCTACAAACCGACGGAAGAAGAGCGCTCGCTGATGGCTCGAACGGATGGGCTTGGGCGCCCGGCCGGGCAGGCAATCTGGCCGGTACGCGGTCGGGTCATCCATAGTTTTGGTGAAGCAATACAAGGTGAGCTACGCTGGAAAGGGATCGTTATTGCCGCAGCAGACAATACGGAAGTGAAAGCGATTTCCGATGGACGGGTACTGTTGGCAGACTGGCTGCAAGGCTATGGTTTGGTTGTGGTAGTGCAACACGGCAAAGGAGATATGAGCATTTATGGTTATAACAAAACGACGCTGGTCAGTGTTGGGCAACAGGTACGAGCCGGGCAATCTATAGCGTTGGTTGGCAGCAGCGGCGGCCAGCAGCAGCCTTCACTGTATTTTGAGATCCGCCGTCAGGGTCGGGCAGTTAATCCATTGCCATGGTTAGGGAAATAG
- a CDS encoding divergent polysaccharide deacetylase family protein, whose amino-acid sequence MVKSRLIRRVIPFTLLSWILLFCLSLLFTLNAHAARLAIVIDDFGYRVHHENKILQMPTAVSIAILPDSPHGREMAQKAHKQGREILIHLPMAPLSKQPLEKNTLHPSMSREEIGRIIHDAIQKVPHAMGMNNHMGSAMTSSLNGMENVMQVLSSYHHLYFLDSVTIGKTQVTKAAMGTPVQVLRRHVFLDNVQTEAETRHQLNRAIALARKQGSAIAIGHPYPTTVRALQQALTALPDDIELVTPSRLLNPTSASKNDHQTARKCAKPHEPAAVPATKLDYLKRIGNALTHNAIVETLSQHIDKLLGKTESAQKDKTVQGNTGARTTTDTCADF is encoded by the coding sequence ATGGTGAAGTCTCGGTTAATCAGGCGAGTTATCCCGTTCACACTGTTATCTTGGATACTCCTGTTTTGTCTATCATTACTGTTTACCCTGAATGCACATGCCGCACGTCTGGCCATTGTCATTGATGACTTTGGCTATCGTGTTCACCATGAAAACAAAATATTACAAATGCCAACGGCGGTTTCTATCGCAATATTGCCAGATTCTCCACACGGCCGGGAGATGGCGCAAAAAGCCCATAAACAAGGCCGGGAGATTTTGATCCACCTGCCAATGGCTCCACTCAGTAAACAGCCATTGGAGAAAAATACGCTGCATCCTTCCATGAGCCGAGAAGAAATTGGCCGTATTATTCACGATGCCATACAGAAAGTGCCTCATGCCATGGGCATGAATAATCATATGGGCAGTGCAATGACATCCAGTCTCAATGGCATGGAGAACGTGATGCAAGTGTTATCTTCTTACCACCATCTCTACTTTCTCGATAGCGTGACCATTGGCAAGACACAAGTCACCAAAGCAGCGATGGGAACACCGGTTCAGGTGCTCCGCCGTCATGTTTTTCTGGATAATGTGCAGACAGAAGCAGAAACACGGCATCAGCTCAATCGAGCCATTGCGCTTGCCCGTAAGCAAGGTTCTGCCATTGCTATTGGGCATCCTTACCCAACCACGGTTCGGGCCTTACAGCAAGCCCTCACAGCGTTACCTGACGATATTGAACTGGTAACACCCAGCAGGCTGTTAAACCCCACTTCAGCGAGCAAAAACGATCACCAGACTGCACGTAAATGTGCAAAACCTCATGAACCAGCAGCCGTACCTGCAACCAAGCTGGATTATCTCAAGAGGATAGGCAACGCATTAACGCACAATGCTATTGTTGAGACGTTGAGTCAGCACATTGATAAACTTTTGGGAAAAACAGAGTCGGCGCAAAAAGATAAAACAGTACAAGGCAACACAGGCGCCCGTACAACGACAGACACCTGTGCTGATTTTTAA
- the tdh gene encoding L-threonine 3-dehydrogenase has translation MKSLSKLKPEEGIWMADVPTPELGHNDVMIKIRKTAICGTDVHIYNWDDWSQKTIPVPMVVGHEYVGEVVAIGQEVKGFNIGDRVSGEGHITCGHCRNCRGGRTHLCRNTTGVGVNRAGAFAEYLVIPAFNAFKIPDNIPDELAAIFDPFGNAVHTALSFDLVGEDVLVSGAGPIGIMAAAVCKHVGARHVVITDVNEYRLDLARKMGVTRAVNVSKENLTDVMKELGMTEGFDIGLEMSGAPQAFRTLLSTMNHGGRIALLGIPPSDMAIDWNQVIFKGLFIKGIYGREMFETWYKMAALIQSGLDLTPIITHQFSIDDFQKGFDIMRSGQSGKVILNWD, from the coding sequence ATGAAATCACTGTCAAAATTAAAGCCAGAAGAAGGTATTTGGATGGCGGATGTGCCCACACCGGAACTGGGGCACAATGATGTGATGATTAAAATTCGCAAGACCGCCATCTGTGGTACGGATGTACACATCTATAACTGGGATGACTGGTCTCAGAAAACGATTCCTGTGCCGATGGTGGTAGGGCACGAATATGTCGGTGAAGTGGTCGCGATTGGTCAGGAAGTCAAAGGGTTCAACATCGGCGACCGTGTGTCTGGTGAAGGCCACATCACTTGTGGTCATTGCCGTAACTGCCGGGGTGGGCGTACCCACTTGTGCCGTAATACGACCGGCGTTGGCGTGAACCGTGCGGGTGCATTTGCGGAATATCTGGTTATCCCGGCATTTAATGCCTTCAAAATTCCGGACAATATTCCAGATGAACTCGCCGCTATTTTTGACCCGTTTGGCAATGCTGTTCACACTGCACTGTCTTTTGATCTGGTCGGGGAAGATGTACTGGTATCTGGTGCTGGCCCGATTGGTATTATGGCGGCTGCGGTGTGTAAGCATGTCGGAGCACGTCATGTCGTGATTACAGATGTCAATGAATATCGGCTTGATTTGGCGCGTAAAATGGGTGTCACCCGTGCCGTGAATGTCAGTAAGGAAAATCTGACCGATGTCATGAAAGAATTAGGCATGACAGAAGGTTTTGATATAGGGCTGGAAATGTCAGGCGCGCCACAGGCATTCCGCACTTTATTGAGTACCATGAACCACGGTGGGCGCATTGCCCTGTTGGGGATCCCACCTTCAGATATGGCGATAGATTGGAATCAGGTCATCTTTAAGGGGCTGTTTATCAAAGGGATCTATGGCCGTGAAATGTTTGAGACATGGTACAAAATGGCGGCATTGATCCAGTCTGGTTTAGATTTGACCCCGATTATTACTCACCAATTCTCGATTGATGATTTCCAGAAAGGTTTTGATATCATGCGTTCAGGGCAATCCGGCAAAGTGATCCTGAATTGGGATTAA
- the kbl gene encoding glycine C-acetyltransferase: MSASFYQKMNEQLEQTRAEGLFKNERIITSAQNADITVADGSQVINFCANNYLGLANHPDLIAAAKAGLDSHGFGMASVRFICGTQDSHKELENKIAEFLGMEDAILYSSCFDANGGLFETLFGPEDAIISDSLNHASIIDGIRLCKAKRYRYANNDMQELRAQLEKAKADGAENILVATDGVFSMDGVIADLKSVCDLADEFDALVMVDDSHAVGFVGKGGRGTHEYCDVMGRVDIITGTLGKALGGASGGYTAARKEVVEWLRQRSRPYLFSNSLAPSIVAASIKVLDMLKHGDELRDRLWRNANLFRAKMTAAGFTLAGADHAIIPVMLGDAKLAQEFAAELLKEGIYVIGFFYPVVPKDQARIRTQISAAHTEEQIEHAVAAFIRIGKQLNVIA; this comes from the coding sequence ATGTCAGCGTCTTTTTATCAGAAAATGAATGAGCAGTTGGAACAAACCCGTGCGGAAGGATTATTCAAAAATGAACGTATCATCACTTCTGCGCAGAATGCCGATATTACCGTTGCCGATGGTAGCCAAGTTATTAATTTTTGTGCCAATAATTATTTAGGGTTAGCTAATCACCCGGACCTGATCGCTGCCGCAAAAGCGGGACTGGATAGCCATGGTTTTGGCATGGCATCTGTTCGTTTTATCTGTGGTACGCAAGACTCCCATAAAGAACTGGAAAATAAAATAGCTGAATTTCTGGGTATGGAAGATGCCATTCTGTACTCTTCATGTTTTGATGCGAACGGCGGCCTGTTCGAGACATTATTCGGGCCGGAAGATGCCATTATTTCAGATTCTCTGAACCATGCTTCGATCATTGATGGCATTCGTTTGTGCAAGGCAAAGCGTTATCGCTATGCCAATAATGATATGCAGGAATTAAGAGCACAGTTGGAAAAAGCAAAAGCAGACGGTGCGGAGAATATTCTGGTTGCAACCGATGGGGTGTTCTCAATGGACGGTGTGATTGCTGACTTGAAATCGGTCTGTGATCTGGCCGATGAATTTGATGCGCTGGTCATGGTTGATGATTCCCACGCTGTTGGGTTTGTTGGCAAAGGCGGACGTGGTACACATGAATACTGTGATGTCATGGGTCGCGTTGACATTATCACTGGCACACTCGGTAAAGCGCTGGGCGGTGCATCTGGCGGTTATACTGCGGCACGCAAAGAAGTTGTTGAATGGCTGCGTCAGCGTTCACGCCCTTATCTGTTCTCCAATTCACTGGCACCTTCCATTGTAGCAGCCTCTATCAAAGTGCTGGATATGCTGAAACATGGCGACGAATTACGCGATCGCCTGTGGAGAAATGCCAACCTGTTCCGTGCAAAAATGACCGCCGCAGGCTTTACACTGGCTGGTGCAGATCACGCGATCATCCCTGTTATGTTAGGAGATGCGAAACTGGCGCAGGAATTCGCTGCCGAGCTGCTGAAAGAAGGCATCTATGTGATTGGATTCTTCTATCCCGTTGTTCCGAAAGATCAGGCACGTATCCGCACCCAAATCTCTGCTGCCCATACCGAAGAGCAAATCGAACATGCGGTGGCTGCGTTTATCCGTATCGGTAAACAGTTGAATGTTATTGCATAA